One window of the Arthrobacter sp. zg-Y919 genome contains the following:
- a CDS encoding DUF4229 domain-containing protein yields the protein MAFWKFTALRLGLVAVFFAICMLLGLGLLLSALAAAVMAWCVTYLFARDMRDEAARTVQRRFTEERAPKRSQGELDDSAAEDNLVAEHPDVQVDNDRRREA from the coding sequence GTGGCTTTCTGGAAATTTACCGCACTCCGCCTGGGTTTGGTGGCCGTCTTCTTCGCGATCTGCATGCTGCTCGGACTGGGCCTCCTGCTTTCGGCACTGGCTGCCGCCGTCATGGCCTGGTGCGTCACGTACCTGTTTGCCCGGGACATGCGCGACGAAGCGGCCCGCACCGTGCAGCGCCGGTTCACCGAGGAACGCGCACCCAAGCGCAGCCAGGGCGAGCTGGATGACTCAGCAGCCGAGGACAACCTCGTGGCAGAGCACCCGGACGTGCAGGTCGACAACGACCGCCGCCGCGAAGCCTAG
- a CDS encoding PLD nuclease N-terminal domain-containing protein, whose translation MPRLVLFGVIIVAAVIIYAAIDCVMSRANEVRSISKTSWLFTIILIPVLGAVLWFLFGRPSGGSPGGSGPREPRRPSAPDDDPEFLRNLEIRRRQAQKEAELRAREAELRAREEGRGKQNDDGKPGA comes from the coding sequence ATGCCCCGTCTTGTGTTGTTCGGCGTCATCATCGTCGCTGCCGTGATCATCTATGCCGCAATCGACTGCGTTATGTCCCGGGCAAACGAGGTGCGCAGCATCTCCAAGACCTCATGGCTGTTCACGATCATCCTTATTCCCGTCCTCGGCGCAGTGCTCTGGTTCCTGTTTGGCCGCCCGTCCGGCGGATCCCCGGGAGGTTCCGGACCGCGCGAGCCGCGGCGTCCGTCGGCCCCCGACGACGATCCCGAGTTCCTGCGCAACCTGGAGATCCGGCGCCGCCAGGCCCAGAAGGAAGCCGAGCTCCGGGCCCGTGAGGCCGAGCTGCGTGCCCGTGAAGAGGGCCGCGGCAAGCAGAACGACGACGGCAAGCCCGGAGCCTGA
- the ccsB gene encoding c-type cytochrome biogenesis protein CcsB: MPSIDYTLASYSELFMLLAAFAYTAAFLAFTWDLAKSSKTIKAVESRLEQKTAVRETVPAGNGSVRDWDAEGSREAQTADSAMGYTGPRRNAARVGVALTVLAAAIHAAGVVTRGMAAHRVPWGNMYEFCTTGALVVAVVFLLVLTRRDLRFLGTVVLGLVLVMMMAATIGFPTPVAHLVPALQSYWLIIHVSVAVIASALFTLTFAMSALQLLQADRETRIRSGRKERLPFMRIVPSAQSLENLSYRINAVAFVLWTFTLMAGAIWAEQAWGRYWGWDTKEVWTFVIWVVYAGYLHARATRGWTGTRSAWLSIVGYLCVIFNFTIVNMFFSGLHSYSGV; the protein is encoded by the coding sequence ATGCCCTCCATCGATTACACCCTCGCCAGTTACAGCGAGCTCTTCATGCTGCTGGCGGCATTTGCCTACACGGCGGCGTTCCTGGCGTTCACCTGGGACCTGGCCAAGAGCAGCAAAACCATCAAGGCGGTGGAGAGCAGGCTGGAACAAAAGACGGCCGTGCGGGAAACCGTCCCGGCCGGCAACGGCTCCGTCCGGGACTGGGACGCCGAAGGCAGCCGTGAAGCGCAGACCGCTGACTCCGCCATGGGCTACACCGGTCCGCGCCGCAACGCAGCACGGGTTGGCGTCGCGCTGACCGTGTTGGCTGCCGCCATCCATGCGGCCGGCGTCGTCACCCGCGGCATGGCTGCGCACCGGGTTCCGTGGGGCAACATGTACGAGTTCTGCACCACCGGCGCCCTCGTTGTCGCCGTGGTGTTCCTGCTGGTGCTGACCCGCCGTGACCTGCGCTTCCTCGGCACCGTGGTGCTTGGCCTGGTGCTGGTAATGATGATGGCCGCCACCATCGGGTTCCCGACGCCGGTGGCACACCTTGTTCCGGCGCTCCAGAGCTACTGGCTGATCATCCACGTATCCGTTGCCGTGATCGCGTCGGCACTGTTCACGCTCACGTTCGCCATGTCCGCGCTGCAGCTGCTCCAGGCCGACCGGGAAACCCGTATCCGCTCCGGACGCAAGGAGCGGCTGCCCTTCATGCGCATCGTGCCGTCGGCGCAGAGCCTGGAGAACCTTTCCTACCGCATCAACGCGGTGGCGTTCGTGCTGTGGACCTTCACCCTTATGGCCGGTGCAATCTGGGCCGAACAGGCATGGGGCCGGTACTGGGGCTGGGACACCAAGGAAGTCTGGACGTTCGTTATCTGGGTGGTCTACGCCGGCTACCTGCACGCCCGCGCCACCCGCGGCTGGACCGGGACCCGGTCCGCCTGGCTGTCGATTGTCGGCTACCTCTGCGTGATCTTCAATTTCACCATCGTGAACATGTTCTTCTCCGGGCTGCACAGCTACTCAGGCGTCTAG
- a CDS encoding cytochrome c biogenesis protein ResB — translation MPALGLLGTLRWAWTQLTSMKTALFLLLLLAVAAVPGSLFPQRPADPAVVTQYLKDNPETGPWLDRFQLFDVYSSVWFSAIYLLLFISLIGCVIPRAKAHFKAMRSKPPRTPSRLSRMPEYGTLTVPANASLTPADAVRDAAKILRRRGYRVDVRDGDSDRPSVGAERGFAKELGNLVFHTSLIGVLACVAVGGLFGYSGQKIVVEGESFVNTLVSYDTFTPGSNFSESQLSPYSLTLDEFDIEFDRESETHYGQPLDFTAHMTVKEDPDAEPEEQVLKVNSPLTLGGTRVYLVGNGYAPVVTVRDGEGNVALEGPVVAVPTDAMYTSLAVVKAPDAKPDQLGFVGFFLPTAMIDEAGVSYSGDPDPINPQLNLNSYYGDLGLDEGVPSNVYVLETEDLTPLNNRDLDAGGIVLGANQTYELPDGKGSITFDGLKRYAALDIHYDPAKTGVLVFAVLSLSGLAASLFLARRRVWVRAGQHPDGRVMVEYGLLARGEDPRLTSEAAALRGLFAAKWLAPQDAEGHNVGRVTVPANAPADSSAAEESDKDR, via the coding sequence TGCTCGGCACCCTGCGTTGGGCCTGGACCCAGCTGACCAGCATGAAGACGGCCCTGTTCCTGCTGCTGCTCCTCGCCGTCGCCGCCGTTCCCGGTTCCCTGTTCCCGCAGCGCCCCGCCGATCCCGCCGTGGTGACGCAGTACCTCAAGGACAACCCCGAGACCGGTCCGTGGCTTGACCGTTTCCAGCTCTTTGACGTGTATTCCTCCGTCTGGTTCTCGGCCATTTACCTGCTGCTCTTCATCTCCCTGATCGGCTGCGTCATTCCCCGGGCCAAGGCGCACTTCAAGGCGATGCGCTCGAAGCCTCCGCGCACGCCCAGCCGCCTGTCACGGATGCCCGAGTACGGAACCCTCACGGTTCCGGCCAACGCGTCCCTGACCCCGGCGGACGCCGTGCGCGACGCCGCGAAGATCCTCCGCCGCCGCGGTTACCGGGTAGACGTCCGGGATGGGGACAGCGACCGTCCGTCCGTCGGCGCGGAGCGCGGGTTTGCCAAGGAACTGGGCAACCTGGTCTTCCATACCAGCCTCATCGGTGTCCTGGCCTGCGTTGCCGTAGGCGGATTGTTTGGCTACAGCGGACAGAAGATCGTGGTGGAGGGGGAGTCCTTCGTTAACACCCTGGTCAGCTACGACACCTTCACACCGGGCTCCAACTTCTCCGAAAGCCAGCTGAGCCCGTACTCGCTCACGCTGGATGAGTTCGACATCGAGTTCGACCGCGAATCCGAGACCCACTACGGCCAGCCCCTGGACTTCACCGCTCACATGACCGTGAAGGAAGACCCCGACGCCGAGCCGGAGGAGCAGGTCCTCAAGGTCAACTCGCCCCTGACGCTGGGCGGAACCCGGGTATACCTGGTCGGCAACGGCTACGCTCCCGTGGTCACGGTGCGCGACGGCGAGGGCAACGTGGCGCTGGAAGGCCCCGTGGTCGCGGTGCCCACCGATGCCATGTACACCTCGCTGGCCGTGGTCAAGGCCCCCGATGCCAAGCCCGACCAGCTCGGCTTTGTCGGCTTCTTCCTGCCCACCGCCATGATCGACGAGGCCGGGGTCAGCTACTCCGGCGATCCGGACCCGATCAACCCGCAGCTGAACCTCAACTCCTACTACGGTGACCTGGGGCTGGACGAAGGTGTCCCCTCCAACGTTTACGTGCTGGAGACCGAAGACCTGACGCCGCTGAATAACCGCGACCTGGACGCCGGCGGTATTGTCCTGGGCGCCAACCAGACCTACGAGCTGCCCGACGGCAAGGGATCGATCACCTTCGACGGGCTCAAACGGTACGCTGCACTGGACATCCACTACGACCCGGCAAAGACCGGCGTGCTCGTGTTCGCCGTGCTCTCCCTGTCCGGACTTGCCGCGTCCCTGTTCCTGGCGCGCAGGCGGGTCTGGGTCCGGGCCGGCCAGCATCCGGATGGCCGGGTCATGGTCGAGTACGGGCTCCTGGCCCGGGGCGAAGATCCCCGCCTCACCAGCGAAGCCGCAGCACTGCGCGGCCTGTTTGCCGCGAAGTGGTTGGCACCGCAGGACGCAGAAGGACACAATGTTGGGCGGGTTACCGTACCCGCAAACGCACCGGCGGACAGCAGCGCCGCAGAAGAATCAGATAAGGACCGGTAA